Below is a genomic region from Deinococcus cellulosilyticus NBRC 106333 = KACC 11606.
AAATTCTCCCTCCACCAGGAGGGGTTTTTTTTGCCTCCCAACCACCAGCAATTCCTGCAGCATCTGGTTTTAACCTCCATGTGCAGAAAATCTCGCTGTCAACTGTGACCTTTAACCCCTGTCCTTCCAGGGTTTTGCTGAACTGCACAATGTTCTACAGACGCTTAAAGATCCCGCCCAGCAGGATCATCCTGACCCGGTCTCGCATGTGCCTGAGCATTTCACGGTACTGGTCCTGAGGGAGGTTGCGGTCCACAGAGGTGAGGTAGATCAGGGGGAGGCCCATGAGGGTTTTGACCAGCATCACGGGTTCCATCTCTGGGTGGATGTGGCCTTTTTCAATGGCCTTTGCAATGACCAGACAGGCATTGCGGGTGCCTGAGACTTCACGGTGTGGCAATTGGAAGATGGGTTTGCCTTCGGCCATTTCCCAGGTGATGAGCTGGAGTTTCAGGGGGTCGGTGAGCCAGTCGGAGAAGACCCAGTCCAGAGAACGGTCGATGAAGTCCATGAGGCGTTCTGGGGTCAGTTCCTCTTCGAGGTACTGCTCGGGGTGCACCTGCTGGAGGTAACGGTGGTCGCTGTCTTCCCGCATGCGGTCAATGACTGCGTTGTACAGGCCTTCTTTGTCGCCGAAGTACTGGAAGATCAGGCTTTTGTTGTACCCGGCTTTGCGGGCAATGTCGTCCACCCGTGCACCTGAAAATCCAGAGGTGGCAAAAACTTCTGCAGCGGCCTGCAAGAGGGCCTGTCGGGTGTGTTCTGCGTTGCGGGTTCGGGCAGGTTGTTGGGCAGTCATGGTGGCTTTCTGAGCGAATCTGGGCAATTGTCCTTTGCATTGTACCTGAGCCTCCAGGAGGCAATTGACTCTTCACATGCCATCTTATACTATCTAACCAGTTAGTTAGGAGATCGCATGACCACACTGATGCACACCAGAGCTGTCCCACGCATGCCAGGAATTCCCGTGCTGGGGAATGCCCCCTCGTTTCGCAAAGATCCTGTCCAGATTCTCGCAGATGGTTTCAGAGACCACGGCAACGTGGTGCGGTACCAGATTGCCAGCATCCCGCTGTACGGCATTTCTCATCCGGAACTGGCCCAGCAGGTTCTGGTGGAAAGAAACAAAGAATTCCTGAAGATGGAACGTCTGGACCGCCCCCCACAGGGGCTTGGGCTGGTGGGGGGCATGGGACTGGTGACCAACCCGGACCACAGTTCATGGCTGACCCAGCGCCGCATGATTCAGCCCATGTTTCACCGGGCAAGACTCGCCAGCATGGGTCAGAAAATGGCAGAAGCCGTTCAGTCCATGCTGGAACGCTGGGAACAGTCCACAGAACCCCTGGAAATGGACCATGAGATGCTGAACGTCACCATGGACATCATCACCCGCACCATGTTCAGCAGTGACATCAGCAGCAGTGCAGGAAAAGCAGCCCATGCCTCCAGTGTGGCCCTGCATTTCGCTTCTGGTCGCATCGCTTCACCCATCAAACTGCCGCTCAAATTTCCCCTTCCCAGTCACCTGGAATTTCACCAGGCCATGCGGACGCTGGACAGCATCATCTTTCAGCTGATTGAAGAGCGAAAACCCCAGGTCGGTGCGTACGGTGACCTGCTGGACATGCTGCTTGAGGCCCGGGATGCCGACACTGGTGAGGGCATGACCGACAAACAGTTGCGGGATGAACTGGTCACCATCTTCATCGCAGGACATGAGACCACCGCACACTCTCTGGCCTGGACCTGGCACCTGCTGGGTCAGCATCCAGAGGTGCTGGAACGCATGAGGACCGAGGTCCAGAAGGTGGCCGGAAACCGCATCCCCACTGTTGCAGACCAGGGACAGCTCACCTACACCACCCAGGTCTTTCAGGAAGCCATGCGCCTGTATCCTGCTGCACCCATCATCCCCAGACGCATCGAGCAGGACACGCCACTGGGAGATCACATGCTGCAGGGCAACTCCCGAATTCTGGTCTGTGTTCGCAACATCCACAGACACCCTGATTTCTGGGAACATCCAGACCGTTTTGATCCAGATCGATTTGAACCTTCACGCAGCAGAACCCACCGTCTGGCTTTCATGCCGTTTGGAGCGGGAGCCCGCATGTGCATCGGAAACAACCTGGCCATGATGGAAGCTGTGCTGATTCTGGCCTCGGTGGTCCAGCGTTTTGATGTGCAGGTGCTGACCAGAGAACCGCTTGCCCATGAATTTGCCATCACCCTGAGGCCCAGAGATGGCATTCCGACAAGGGTTCATTCCAGACAGCCCTGAACATCAGAAGAGGACCTGTTGCAGGTCCTCTTCTGATGTTGTTTTGACTGTCAAGCCATCAGGAATTGGGAGCAGTGAATTGGCAGTTGTCGTATGCACTGATCTGACTGGTCTTGGCATGACCGGTTCTTGCACCACTGGGAGCCACACCTTCAATCATGCCCACAAAGTTTCCAGAAGCTTTGCTGGGATCGGCAATCCAGACCTGTTTTTCCTGCATGCTTGCAAAGGGGGTACGGACGATCCCGGCAGTGGTCACTGTGAACTGGGCACGGTACCAGTTGTTCTCAAATTTGGCGTTTGTATCGGTGTTCTTGACCGTGTGTCTGGTGAAGGTGTTGTACCGCTCAGAGCCACTGATCCAGAAGTTGGCTTCTTTGAGTGAACCTGTCGCATTCACCCCAATGACCACCTGGGTGCCGTTGGGATCGTTGTCACACGCCACGTAAGTCTTGACTGCCCCATTCATGAAGTAGGTGTCTGTGGCAATGGTGGGGTTGGAGAGGGCAAGATTGAAATCACTGGACAGCGTACAGCCCACCAGGGCAACCGGTAAAACGAGCATCAGCATCTTTTTCATACTGCTTATTTTTCCACCCAGCCAGCATCGTACAGGTGAAAAAAAACACCCATCCCACTTGAGGTTTTTCTGCCTTGCAAGTGAGAAGGGTCAAGATCAGGTTCATGCCAGCCACAGGTGCACTTCAGCGGTTCATGTCTTCCATCTTTTTCAAGATCAGGGGAAGCAGCACCAGTTCGACCACTCCGGCACCCAGCACCAACCCTCCAAAAACAGTGTCTCCAGACATCAGAAAAAGCAGACCAATGATGATGAAGGCAACAGCACCACTGATCATGGCTGCTCTCAGGGCAGGTCTTTTTTGCATGCTTTTATTTTAGCCTCTGGATTCGGAGGGCAAACGCAATCATTTACTCTTTTCGGTCAAACTGGCCCAGAAAGAACGCCCGGTAGATGAATTCCTTGGAGGGCACCTGTCTGTCCTCATAGGCCTGAAAGAGTTCGGTCTGGTCGTAGGGAATCCGCTTGTGGCTCACGGTGTATTTCCCCTGGTTCACTTCCAGCAGCGTGTAGTTGGCCACAGGCTCGGTATGACACCCCAGAGAGCCAGGATTCAGGTACCTGACTTTGCCCTGCAGGTCTGAAAATGGATGGTGGTGTCCGTAAAACAGCACATCGGGATGCTGGACCGACAGAATGTCCTGAAACAGGTCATCGAGCACTTCTGGAGTGGGGTTTGCAATGAACTTCTTGAATTTGGGGTTGCCCAGACCATCCCGCTCTTCACGAAGAGGGTAGTGAATCATGCTGATGCGCACCCCATCTTGCACTTCATGCCTCTGGTATTCCCAGCGTGACATGATGCCCTTGAAAGAAGCACCCAGTTGTCGGTGTGCCCAGCGGGTGTGGATGTACTCGCCCACACTCATCCACATGGGGCGGTTTTCCAGGCCCAGCGCATACCACTGGTCATGGTTCCCCATGATGAAGCGGATGTTGGGGGTGGACAGCAGGAGTTCCACCGTTTCTCTGGGAAACGGGCCAATTCCGATCACATCCCCCAGACAGTAGATCTGTCTGCACCCTTCTTTCTGAATGTCAGCAAACACTGCCTCCAGAGCAGGCAGGTTGGCGTGAACATCCGTGACGAAAGCAAGTTTCATAATGTTGGTCTGATCTTATCAAGATTACCAGAACCTGAGGTCAGGACATGGTGCATTGTTGACGATTGTTGCTGACCTGTTCAGGTTCACTGGCCAGTCTGAGTCAATGGAAAAGCCATCAGCGGTCAGCAGGCAGCAGGCAGCTCAAAAACACTGCAAGACCATCGCACCAGCCGACAAGAAAAAATCTGTCAGGAACACGGAATTTTCCCACTCAACTGATGAAAAAGCTCAGGGTCATCTCTGCCTGAAGGCTGAAGGCTGACCGCTGACCGCTTTCTTCATTCCCTGGTGATATAACAGGCGTATGTGGATCTCTTCTCTGAAGTTTGATGATCTGACCATTGACTGGTTCGTGACCGGCCAGTTGCAGGAGAATGCCTACCTGGTGCATGACCGCC
It encodes:
- a CDS encoding cytochrome P450 — encoded protein: MTTLMHTRAVPRMPGIPVLGNAPSFRKDPVQILADGFRDHGNVVRYQIASIPLYGISHPELAQQVLVERNKEFLKMERLDRPPQGLGLVGGMGLVTNPDHSSWLTQRRMIQPMFHRARLASMGQKMAEAVQSMLERWEQSTEPLEMDHEMLNVTMDIITRTMFSSDISSSAGKAAHASSVALHFASGRIASPIKLPLKFPLPSHLEFHQAMRTLDSIIFQLIEERKPQVGAYGDLLDMLLEARDADTGEGMTDKQLRDELVTIFIAGHETTAHSLAWTWHLLGQHPEVLERMRTEVQKVAGNRIPTVADQGQLTYTTQVFQEAMRLYPAAPIIPRRIEQDTPLGDHMLQGNSRILVCVRNIHRHPDFWEHPDRFDPDRFEPSRSRTHRLAFMPFGAGARMCIGNNLAMMEAVLILASVVQRFDVQVLTREPLAHEFAITLRPRDGIPTRVHSRQP
- a CDS encoding metallophosphoesterase family protein, with translation MKLAFVTDVHANLPALEAVFADIQKEGCRQIYCLGDVIGIGPFPRETVELLLSTPNIRFIMGNHDQWYALGLENRPMWMSVGEYIHTRWAHRQLGASFKGIMSRWEYQRHEVQDGVRISMIHYPLREERDGLGNPKFKKFIANPTPEVLDDLFQDILSVQHPDVLFYGHHHPFSDLQGKVRYLNPGSLGCHTEPVANYTLLEVNQGKYTVSHKRIPYDQTELFQAYEDRQVPSKEFIYRAFFLGQFDRKE
- a CDS encoding TetR/AcrR family transcriptional regulator, which codes for MTAQQPARTRNAEHTRQALLQAAAEVFATSGFSGARVDDIARKAGYNKSLIFQYFGDKEGLYNAVIDRMREDSDHRYLQQVHPEQYLEEELTPERLMDFIDRSLDWVFSDWLTDPLKLQLITWEMAEGKPIFQLPHREVSGTRNACLVIAKAIEKGHIHPEMEPVMLVKTLMGLPLIYLTSVDRNLPQDQYREMLRHMRDRVRMILLGGIFKRL